The genomic segment CGATTATATGTACTAGTGGCGATGGTGATGTGACACATATAATGAGCGTGGAGAGCGCAAAGAAGATTTTTGTTGTAGGAGAATTCTTTGCTAGAGGATTCATGTATGCGTATCTATCGATCTGTACATGTACGTGACTTAAGCTCATCCAACTTCATCTTTCAGTCTAATGGTTTAATTTTTGTGCGTCATATTTTTTTGCTCTCTTTCCCTTCTCGAATCCGATAAAGTATCCTATAATGATAGCTCCTATTGCTGCTTGGGTTGCGAATAGCAGACTTTCTATTTCACCGCTTGGTGGCTCCCAGATCGGTTCAAACCAAGGTTCATAACCCGTCTCCGAGATCAACTCTTCTGCGGCACCATCTGCACCACCGTATTCTGCTGTTGGAAGGATTGCTAAGGGTATAACAAAGAGAGCAACCATAACTAAGATTAGTATGACATGTTTGGTTTCCACTATTCTTTCTCCTCCTGCGTAAGGGAAACGACAGGCAATTTAATTACTCCCATTGTACTGAGAATCTGCCCCTTATACTTGACTAGGAAGTCGAAGATAAGTATCGCAAGAATGCCTTCACCGATGGCCAATGGAATCTGCGTGAATGAGAAGACAGTTCCAAACTTTATCAACGCGTCCCAGAAACCTGCCGCTGTTGGAAAGGCGAGAGCAAGTTGGGCTGATGTCATAAAATAGGTGAACAAGTCTCCCAAAGCAACGGCAAAGAAAACTCCAATGGAATTCGACACCTTCATTTTCCTAAGGACGATCCATATAGCAAAAGCCACGAAAGGCCCTAATATTCCCATAGAAAAGGTATTTGCACCTAATGTAGTCAGACCTCCATGTGCTAACAGCAGAGCTTGAAAAACCAAGACAATCATTGAGAGAACTGAGGCAATTGCAGGTCCGAACAATACAGCAGCTAAACCTGAACCTGTTGGATGCGAACAACTACCTGTGACAGATGGTAGCTTCAGAGCAGAAAGCACAAAGATGAATGCACCTACTAAAGCAAGTAGCGGCTTAGCCTCAGGATGCTTTTTTGTAATGTCAGAAATCCTATAAATGCCGTACGCCACTATTGGTATTGAAACTAAGAACCAAATTTCCCACCATGGGCTGGGAAGAAAACCTTCCATTATATGCATTTTTTATCATTGGATGGATACTCCAACCATGTATTTAAATATTAGTTTAACTGAAGTTAAGACCTGGTTTAACGCATTTTTTAGGGTTGAAAAAATGGTTTTCCTAGGGGGTAAGGGTGAATTTACCAAGTTTCAAATTCTGCAGAAGATCATGCAAAGTCAACCACATGTCAGGCAAAAGGATATTGCATACGAGCTCGGGATCACGATACAAGCCGTTTCAAAGCAACTTAAAGCGCTGATAAGAAGCGGGATGGTGGAGGCAGGTTCAGAGAGCGCAAATTATAGGTTGACTCCCGATGGTCTTGAGAAGTTACATACGGATATTGATGACTTGGAAAAATATGTAGTAAGGATTAAAAATTATTTGAAGAATGAACGTGTGTGGCCAGCCATAGCAGTACAACCAATAAAGGAGGGTGATGAGGTAGGACTGATTATGAAGGGTGGTGTCCTATACGCCGTAGAGTCAAACCATCCGGATGTTGAAGCGTTTGGAAGGGCTGTCATAGATGCCAACCCAGGAGAGGATGTTGGCGTGGGGAACTCAAGAGGGCAAGTAAAATTAAATCGAGGGAGGATTTTGATTATTAAGTTACCCAGTATAAAAAAAGGAGGCTCAAGAATCGTTGACTTGGAAAAGGTTCACAAATTATATGAAGAATTCAAACCAGATAGAATAGGCGTTATGGGAACTGTTGGAAGGGCTGTCCTAAATAAATTGAATCTCAAAGCTGACCTTGAATTTGGCGTAACTAGAGCAGTTGCTTTAACCGCATTAAGAGGATTAGACGTATTTGTACTTTCAGTCGGCAGAATGGCCAACAAAGTGATCGAAGAAATAGGTAATATGAGTGCCAAACATATTGTTGACATAATATATACAGTTGAAGACGTAAGGATTCGGTGAATGCTGTTTTTGCTTGAGGTTTTAATAGTACCTTCTCAATATGTGATATCTTGTCTTACCGCGTTATAAAAGAAAATCATAATTCCGACACCTTTCTGAATGG from the Candidatus Methylarchaceae archaeon HK02M2 genome contains:
- a CDS encoding energy-coupling factor ABC transporter substrate-binding protein, which gives rise to METKHVILILVMVALFVIPLAILPTAEYGGADGAAEELISETGYEPWFEPIWEPPSGEIESLLFATQAAIGAIIIGYFIGFEKGKRAKKYDAQKLNH
- a CDS encoding winged helix-turn-helix transcriptional regulator; protein product: MVFLGGKGEFTKFQILQKIMQSQPHVRQKDIAYELGITIQAVSKQLKALIRSGMVEAGSESANYRLTPDGLEKLHTDIDDLEKYVVRIKNYLKNERVWPAIAVQPIKEGDEVGLIMKGGVLYAVESNHPDVEAFGRAVIDANPGEDVGVGNSRGQVKLNRGRILIIKLPSIKKGGSRIVDLEKVHKLYEEFKPDRIGVMGTVGRAVLNKLNLKADLEFGVTRAVALTALRGLDVFVLSVGRMANKVIEEIGNMSAKHIVDIIYTVEDVRIR
- a CDS encoding energy-coupling factor ABC transporter permease, with the translated sequence MHIMEGFLPSPWWEIWFLVSIPIVAYGIYRISDITKKHPEAKPLLALVGAFIFVLSALKLPSVTGSCSHPTGSGLAAVLFGPAIASVLSMIVLVFQALLLAHGGLTTLGANTFSMGILGPFVAFAIWIVLRKMKVSNSIGVFFAVALGDLFTYFMTSAQLALAFPTAAGFWDALIKFGTVFSFTQIPLAIGEGILAILIFDFLVKYKGQILSTMGVIKLPVVSLTQEEKE